The genomic region AGTGTCCTCGACTTCGATATGGAGGAGGACCCAGAGGAGGTAATTTCCACAGATCCGCCAGCACTGTGGAATCTACTCGTTGAAGACGAGGAAATCGATGCCATGGTGAATTTCACCGGCTTCGGTATCCGCGGGCTGGCCAATCCAGATGTTCGACCTATCTTCGATCCAGTCGAGGTCTGGCAGGACGAAACAGGTTACGCCCCGCCAGTAACGAGTATGGTCTGTGAACGGGAGTGGGTGGAGTCGAACCCCGACGAAGCTCGTGGCCTTGTAGCTGGCTGGAAAGACGCTGTTGACCTCTTCCGAGACAACGTTGAGGAGGCAATCAACGAGTATGGCGAATTGGCTGGGCTCCAAGACGAGGACGAGATAGAGGTCGTCATCGATCAGGTCGAACAAGAACGGGTCTTTGAGCAGGAGTGGAGCGAGGATTACATTGACAGCAAGTGGCAGCTCATTGAGTACGTCCATGAACACGGTGGCGTTGAATCCGTCCCTGACATCGATGAGCATGCCTACACCAATGAGGACCTTGAGGCCCTGTAATCCACAATGGCGAACTGGACAACTACACTGACGAACTGGACAAACGATCATGAGGTGATAGCCTCACGGATCGGCAACAGAACCATGTTCGCCCGGCTTGGAGGTCTTGGCTTGGTTCTAATAGGATGGCAACTGCTTTCGCTAGCATTTAATCCGAACCAGTTTCCAGGCCTCGGTCTACTGGCGACCAACGTGTACGAAGTCGTTTCCGGAAGCGGTCGATACGATCCCATCGCGAACTACGGGATCACCATCGCGCGAATCCTCCTTGGATTCGGTGCCGCGATGACTGTTGGAACCACCGTTGGTATCCTGATGGGTACGAACAAATTCCTCGATGAGTACCTGACGACGCCAGTCATGATCTTCATGTCGTTCCCAGCGCTCATCTGGGCATTTCTGGGTGTGCTCTGGTTCGGCTTGACGACGTACTTGGTTCCCGCGTTCACGATCTTCATGATCGTCACCCCATACGTGATTGTCAACGTCTGGGAGGGCGCAAAAGACGTCGATGCCGAACTCGTAGAGATGGCGACTACGTTCGATGCATCGACGGCACAAGTCTGGCAAGAGGTTTATCTGCCTCATCTACGGCCGTACCTCTTGTCAACGGCCCGCATCGCATTCTCCCTTTCTTGGAAGATTTCACTCGTCGCAGAAATCTTCGGGACAACTTCCGGCGTCGGTCTCATCGTGGACTACTACTACCAGACCTTCCAGGCCAATATGATCATTGCATGGGCGCTCCCGATAATGTGGCTGATATTCGGTGCTGAGCGCCTGCTCCGACTGTACGAACAGCGCCTCTTCGAGTGGCGCCCCGCGACCGAATCCGAAACGATGGAGGAACCAGGCGTATGACAATTGAGATCCAAAATCTCTCGAAACAATTCGAGCAACCCGATGGCGGACAGCTTGAGGTCCTACAAGATGTTGATCTGGTCGTCGAAGAAGAATCGTTCACAACCATTATGGGGCCGTCTGGCTGTGGGAAGTCGACGTTGTTGAACATCCTCGCGGGTCTCGTTTCACGCGATAGCGGAACGATAACCCGTGATGGGGAGCCAGTTAACCCAGCCTCATTATCGTACGCTTATATCTTTCAAGATCCGCGGCTACTCAAATGGCGGACAGTCCGGCAGAACATCTCGTTTGCACTGACAGCCAAGGGCATCCCTGAATCCGAACACGACACCAGAATCGAAGAGAGTCTGGAGATGGTTGGCTTGCTCGAGAACAAGGACAGCTACCCTCTCCAGCTTTCTGGCGGACAGCGACAGCGTGTCGGTATTGCTCGTGCGCTCGCAGTTGATCCCGATGTTTTGCTGATGGACGAACCGTTCAGCGCGCTCGATGAACTCACAGCGCGACAGCTCCGCAGAGACGTCCTCGACCTCTGGCAAGAGACCGGAAAGACGGTTCTGTTCGTGACTCACAACATCAGTGAAGCCGTCTATCTATCAGACAAAATATTGTTCATTGATAACGATGGACAGATCTTCAATCGCGCGACTATCGACGTTGAGCGCCCGCGCGAATTCGAGGCTCCAGAACTGGTCGAGCTCGAGACAGAGCTGATGAATCAGTTCTTCGGCCATCTCGAAGGAAGCACGGAGGAAGAATCTGAGGAGTTACTGGAGGAGATGGAATGATGCGAAAGGTCGTTGCCGCGGGATGGATCTCCCAAATAGCGATCCCCATCGCTGCCTTCGTCGCTATGTGGCAACTCGCTGCAATGGCGATCGCCAATCCAGCGACTCTACCAACGCCAGCACACGTCTTTTCACTGGCGATCGAATTCTCACTCCAGCCCGGCCCACGCGGCTATACGGCTATCTATCATCTAGAACGGACGTTCCTCCGGGTCCTAATTGCGACAGTCATCGCGCTGTCGCTCAGCGTCGTCTTCGGCATCCTCATGTGGCGTTCGGAGACAGTTGAGGCAGTCCTCTCGGACTGGCTTCCGTTCTGGATGACGATCCCGACGGTCATCCTGATCCTGATCTGCATGATCCTCTTCCAGTTTAGCACGATGTCGGTTATCGTCGCTGTACTGGTTGCAGCGACGCCATTCGGCATCGTAAATCTCTGGGAGGGGATGAAAAGCGTCGACACTGGCCTACTTGAGATGACAGCCGCATTCGACGCCTCGTCGTTTCAGGTCTGGAAAGACGTCTATGTCCCGCACCTCTCACCGTACATCTTCGGCACATTCCGATACATCCTCGGAATGGTCTGGAAGATCGTCGCATTAGCAGAGGTGTTCGGCATCCAGTCAGGAATCGGCTCAATGTTCCGATACTGGTACTCCCAAGGTAGGATTGACGCGCTGCTAGCCTACTTACTGGTATTTGTCCTAGTAATGTTAACCATCGAGTATGGTGTATTGAAGCCGGTCGAATGGCGGACGTTCAAATGGAGGGATTCCAATGTGAGCTAACGATTTTATCGGTCACTCACTAGAGACCGAGCTCGCCACTCATGCATCGAGGAGTACAGTCTACGTAGAAATACCCGCAAGATACGCGATCCAACGATACAATGACAGCAAACACGGCAGATGCGAACGGAATCGAGAACGAAATCGAACTCAACGGCGTCTTCGTCCCCCACGTAACACCGCTCACGTCCGAAGGCGACATCGACGAACAGAGCCTCCGACGACTGATCCAATACTTCAATGGTGTCGACGGTCTCGGCGGTCTTATCTCCTGTACGCGCGTCGGTGAAGGACCAGTGCTAACGTTCGAAGAGAAGCGTCGCGTCTTCGAAATCGTCACGGAGGAAATCGACGACGACCTGCCATACGTCAGTACGATCGCTCCGCGGTCAACCGATGAGGCGGTCGAAAAGGCCATCGCCGCTCAGGAGGCAGGTACCGACGCAGTAATGGTGATTCCACCTCTACTCTTCGCCTGGGGGAACACCTCGCCGGAGATGCGCTATCGCTTCTTCCAGGAACTCGACGAACGTGCCGGCGTCCCTATCGTTCTCTTCCAGGTCCCCATCGAGTCCTACTGGTACGAACCGGAGACGCTCGGACGCATCTCCCAGCTTGAGTCCGTCATCGGAATCAAGGAGGCTAGCTTCAATGTTAGTCTCTTCACCGACGTCGTTCACACGCTCAAGAACGACGGTGGCGAAATAGACATCCTCTCTGGGAACGACCGCTTCCTTGCCCAGTCATTCATGCTCGGCATTGACGGCGCACTCGTCGGTGTTGCCAACGTTCTTCCTGAACGATGGGTCGAAATGTACGACCTCGCTCGGCAGCATCGCTACGCCGAGGCGCTTGAGATCCAAGAAGAGCTACTTGAGGTCAAAGAATTGCTATTCAGGCAGCCCATCGTCACAGCGACCTCGCGAATCAAGTATTGCCTCAAGCTTCAAGGAATTATTGAGGACGACTACGTCCGCAGTCCGCAACCGGTCGTCGCCGACGATGAACGGGCTGACCTGCGTGATCAACTGATCACTCACGGGGCGCTCGAGGGTGATAGCCAATGAAGTTCGGCCTACGTCCGATGGAGGGAGGCAATGATTTCACGCCGACGCTCGAACAGATCGAAGCTGCCGAGGAACTCGGCTTCGATTCGGTCTGGTTCGCTGAACATTACACACCGGACGAACAGTGGTGGCCAACATCGCTGCTCAACCTTGCTGCGGTCGCCAGTCGCACGACCGAGATCGAGCTCGGGTCTAATATTATTGTAGCCCCGTTTTACAATCCGGTCTGGCTAGCTAATGCAGTCGCAATGCTCGATGTCATCAGCGAAGGACGATTCACCTGTGGACTCGGCGTCGGCTATGATCCGACTGAGTTCGAGGCCTTTGACGTCTCTCTCGATGATCGGGTCGGCCGAACAATTGAAACGACGATCCTGTTAAAGAAACTCTGGACCCAAGACCGGGTCTCGTTCGATGGAAAGCACTTTTCTGTCGACGATTACGGGATTGCTCCCCAGCCTCAGCAGGAGCCGCGTCCAGAGATCTGGTACGGCGTCTGGGGGAATTACTTGCTTGAGCAAGCGGCCAAACGTGCCGATGCTTGGATACCGGGCGCCGTCGCCAGCCTCGACGTTCTTGAAGAAAAGCAAGCACTCTATGACGAGCATCTAGACGGTACACCGGCATCACGCCCACTACTTCGAGACATCGTCGTTGGTGAAACGCGCACTAAAGCGATGGAGCGCGCAAAGGAGCATCTCGATGAGAAGTACCAAATCTACGCCGGACGGGGGCACCAATTCTTCGAGGACTATGAGTCCGATCGGTTCGAGGAGTTCGCTCGCGAGCGCATAATCGTGGGGACTCCCGAGGAGTGCACCGAAGGAATTGAGACCTACCGGGATGCCCTCGATCTCGACCACCTGATCTTCCGGTTTACATATCCGGATATGGATACTGAAGAGACGATGGAGACGATGGAAACGATCGCAACAGAGGTTCTATCCGCGTTCAACTGATAAATGTCAGCTACCTTCGTCGGGATCGGGCTTGCCATGGCGGGAGCGATCTGTCTTGCCCTGCAAGCTATCTTCATTCGTATCGGCACCGACGAAGGCGGCGTCATTGATGCATTGCTCGTCGTACTAGCGAGCAACATTCTATTTGTGGTTGTCCCAGTCACGATCTACTATTACCCTGCCTATCAAGTGACGGTATTCTCACTGATCGTCTTCATTGCAGCAGGCATCACCGGGACAGTTCTCGCACGGTCGCTCTACTACCTAAGTATCGAACGAATTGGTGCTAGTCGGACTGAGCCAATTAAATCGTCTCAACCACTGCACGCGACGATTGTAGCGATCTTTGTACTTTCAGAGCCTGTAACATTTGAACACTTTCTTGGAATTGTGCTTATCACTACTGGTATTATACTAGTCTCAACCGAAATAACTAGTAGCCAGGCAAAAGTAAGCGATACCTCATCTGCAATGATCCTCATAGTACCATTAACTTCTGCATTCTTCTTTGGCATCGAGCCTAGCTTTGTCAAACTAGGGTTCCAAGAAGGAACTCCCGTCTACGTCGGATTAGCAATTAAGGTTCTCGCAGCAAGTATTGGTTTCCTCGGATACCTCTGGTTTGTGGACCGACTACCAACACTCCGATCAGTACTACAGGCCTCTGGCCGCTGGTATATCGCAGCGGGTCTCGTGAATACGGGTTTTCTTTATGCGTATTACATGGCATTGGAGCGGACAGCCGTCTCGATCGTTGTTCCGATCGTCCAAACGAGTCCACTGCTCGTCGCGTTTGTCGCCTATCTTGCGCTCTCACACAGAGAGCAAGTAACGAGGCAGACAATGGCCGCTGCAGGGGTTATTGTGGTCGGTGCTATTATTATTACTCTATACGGTTCCACATGATCGGCATCAACCAAACAAACTAATCGGTCAAACCTCTACACCTATATTTGGACCATCTATATTACATCAGTTCATCAATAATAATTCCCCTTGTAACAGAACTTTGGATCGATGCCTCAAACAGTCAGACACGAACTCTCTGGACTTACTGAAGCAAACGAAGAAGAAGGAGTTGATGACAGGGACTCCCTGATCTAATCTCTTTCTTGAGCTGGGTTCTCACCTGCTCTTTGAAGATCTGGAACCGGGTTTCAAGCTCACTGAACTGCTGATTCAACTGTTCTTGTTTTCAGAGGCGCGATTTACTGGATGCCGGTAGTGATCGGTGGTGCGTCGGTGTCCGTGTTTGGTGTTCGAGTACTTCAGTAGTACCGACAAGAGATACGGGGAATCGCGTACAAGCCAGAGAAGGATTTTCATGCTCATACTGGCAGCTAAAATACATAAAGATCTAATCTGTATACTGAGTTAGTGGCTCTGGTTAACGTTTTGACCGACTACCTCCGCCAGCACCTGGCGGAGGTTGACGATGCAGCCGCAACAGAGCGGCTCATGGCTGCAATCACGTACAAAGAGATCGATGAGGTAACGCAAGAGGACGCAACCGAACTGTGCAGATATTCTGAAGGATGGGCGTCAAAGTGGTCCAGCCGACTCAAGCGGTCGCCGATGAGCCGTTCGAAGAAGTTGTCTACGACGAGCCACGACCAGGGGGCCATCCAAACTTTGACGCGCCCGCGTGGACCGTTCCACTGGTTCGTCAGTATCTCCGTGAAGAGTTCAGATCAGAACGGCAGCGAGGACAGGTTACACCGTCACGTCAGCGAACCTGTTGGAACAGGTCCGCTGCGACTGATTCCGACCCAAACACATCGAGCGGAATCATCCGTGTCGGGCATCGCTGACGCAGTGCCCTTGTCCTCTTCGACTCTACAGCGACCGCTCAACAGTATCAACAATTTTCTACGTAAGAGTGAACTCCAAATATATTCGCGTACTTATGTCCATAAGTATGAACTCCACCGTGACCTGCTGTCCCGGTAGACCGATTTGGTGAAGAAAATTCTATACTCCTGTAGTAGTTTAGGTGAACCGGACGCCGATATCGTGCATATTGTCGTTGTAGCGGGCAATGTTGATAACTAGTGGCGTAACACTTTCGACTTCAGCCGCATTTGCTAGCGGCCCGGCACTCAGGGCCCGTATCCCGGCCAGTTCGTTTACGAGGTCGATGACCTGCTGACGTACCTCTTCGTCGTTGGCCACTACGAGTGTATCGACGTCAAGGTCAGCGTTGAGGTCGGCAAGGCGGTCGGCAGCGAGATTGTGAAACGCTCCTGCGATAGCCGTCGATGCAGGTGCACGCTTGGCGACTAGTTCGGTTACGCACCCCACGGACGGCGGATTAAAATGGAGACCTGACTCATCTCCCTGCATTCCTACTGCAGGGCGACTCCTCGAGACGGGCCTCACGTTCCTTGTGCTCGGCTAGCGCTTCGGCGTGCGTAGCAACGTCTCGGAGCCGTTCCGGGTCCGACTCGTTGAGCGTGTTAACGATCTCCGTCGGGAGGTTCGCCGGTGGGGTCGGGGGTTCGTAGGACATCGGCTACTCTCGTGTTAACCAACACAACCCACTAATCCATAGTTTTGTTGGTTAAGACAACTTGAGCGGTTCTTGTATCTGCTGACTGTAACACTACTCGAAACTTACCCGGGTACGGGAAAGCGCGCCTCGCGCCTTTCGGCGTAGACAAACATGCTGCGGTATAGACATGGGCAACCCGTCAGGCAGCCAAGAGTTCTCGAGTTGGTGGAGGTAGGACGGGTGGACAGTCGAGATTCATCGACTCCTTCGAGTGTTAACCAACAATCTTGCGCGTACGACCATTGTGTTGGTTAAGAATGCGACGAAGTCCACTGGAGTTCGTGTGTCAATTTCGCTGTGAAAATGTCTGATTCAACTGTCCTCCTCTCACCAGTCGGTTCAATGCTACCGACGGTGACCGCGTGATCCGGGTGACACTTTTGGAAGAAGATCCTCTGCCTTTATACAGGGCTGTGGTTAATGTAGATAAAACGCATGCGTGTCTCCTATCAACATGCAAATATCAACAGCGGCAACGAATCGACGCTGCTACGGTTTACAGCTGCGGATGGCACGCGTGCTTGTATTCTCGTCGACGCAGGAGATGGCGTCAATCTCGACACACTACTTGCAGACGATGAGTATCTGAACGCAATCCTACTCACACACCCGCATATCGATCATTATCGCACGCTCGCAACGAACGTCCGACACAATGCTCCGGTCTATACGGCAGACACAACCGCCGCTATCCTCGAGCAGTCTCTCCCGGAAGCCACACAGGACAACGACCTTGGGGATATCTCCGCCGCTCTCGACGCCCTCGAACCGATCGACGACTGGACGTCGATTCTCAATGGACTCGAGGTCCGGCCGGTTGCCGCTGGCCATACACCTGGTGGGGCAGGGTTCCTGGTCCGGTTTCGTGATGAGACTGCGACTGACGACCCCCTCAACAGCGAGCAACACATTCTCATCTCGGGGGACTTCACGACGCGACCATGTGCGGGATTCCCGGGTCTGGAAACATCCTACCCGTTCGATGTCGACTGTCTATTGCTAAACGTCGCGAGCAACGATTCCTACACGACATCACTGAATGAGTCACTTCGGTCGACCCTCGAGCACGCGTATGCTGGCTCACGAGTGGT from Natrinema versiforme harbors:
- a CDS encoding ABC transporter substrate-binding protein, translated to MKDHNTADGTINHSRRNMLRTTAAVGAAGSLSILGGCSSLVQSGNGGQLQIYGSEGALYIPVYDYGMDNGVWEEHDVNINQNVVGFGQFTRSFTANQTSATSFPTLSSIQNINDSEDLVVIGPHMNIISQTFVREDSDIESVNDIEGRTLGIPPWGSTNTLTNQAMWGSVLDFDMEEDPEEVISTDPPALWNLLVEDEEIDAMVNFTGFGIRGLANPDVRPIFDPVEVWQDETGYAPPVTSMVCEREWVESNPDEARGLVAGWKDAVDLFRDNVEEAINEYGELAGLQDEDEIEVVIDQVEQERVFEQEWSEDYIDSKWQLIEYVHEHGGVESVPDIDEHAYTNEDLEAL
- a CDS encoding EamA family transporter, giving the protein MSATFVGIGLAMAGAICLALQAIFIRIGTDEGGVIDALLVVLASNILFVVVPVTIYYYPAYQVTVFSLIVFIAAGITGTVLARSLYYLSIERIGASRTEPIKSSQPLHATIVAIFVLSEPVTFEHFLGIVLITTGIILVSTEITSSQAKVSDTSSAMILIVPLTSAFFFGIEPSFVKLGFQEGTPVYVGLAIKVLAASIGFLGYLWFVDRLPTLRSVLQASGRWYIAAGLVNTGFLYAYYMALERTAVSIVVPIVQTSPLLVAFVAYLALSHREQVTRQTMAAAGVIVVGAIIITLYGST
- a CDS encoding ABC transporter ATP-binding protein, translating into MTIEIQNLSKQFEQPDGGQLEVLQDVDLVVEEESFTTIMGPSGCGKSTLLNILAGLVSRDSGTITRDGEPVNPASLSYAYIFQDPRLLKWRTVRQNISFALTAKGIPESEHDTRIEESLEMVGLLENKDSYPLQLSGGQRQRVGIARALAVDPDVLLMDEPFSALDELTARQLRRDVLDLWQETGKTVLFVTHNISEAVYLSDKILFIDNDGQIFNRATIDVERPREFEAPELVELETELMNQFFGHLEGSTEEESEELLEEME
- a CDS encoding ABC transporter permease, which translates into the protein MANWTTTLTNWTNDHEVIASRIGNRTMFARLGGLGLVLIGWQLLSLAFNPNQFPGLGLLATNVYEVVSGSGRYDPIANYGITIARILLGFGAAMTVGTTVGILMGTNKFLDEYLTTPVMIFMSFPALIWAFLGVLWFGLTTYLVPAFTIFMIVTPYVIVNVWEGAKDVDAELVEMATTFDASTAQVWQEVYLPHLRPYLLSTARIAFSLSWKISLVAEIFGTTSGVGLIVDYYYQTFQANMIIAWALPIMWLIFGAERLLRLYEQRLFEWRPATESETMEEPGV
- a CDS encoding dihydrodipicolinate synthase family protein, translating into MTANTADANGIENEIELNGVFVPHVTPLTSEGDIDEQSLRRLIQYFNGVDGLGGLISCTRVGEGPVLTFEEKRRVFEIVTEEIDDDLPYVSTIAPRSTDEAVEKAIAAQEAGTDAVMVIPPLLFAWGNTSPEMRYRFFQELDERAGVPIVLFQVPIESYWYEPETLGRISQLESVIGIKEASFNVSLFTDVVHTLKNDGGEIDILSGNDRFLAQSFMLGIDGALVGVANVLPERWVEMYDLARQHRYAEALEIQEELLEVKELLFRQPIVTATSRIKYCLKLQGIIEDDYVRSPQPVVADDERADLRDQLITHGALEGDSQ
- a CDS encoding LLM class flavin-dependent oxidoreductase translates to MKFGLRPMEGGNDFTPTLEQIEAAEELGFDSVWFAEHYTPDEQWWPTSLLNLAAVASRTTEIELGSNIIVAPFYNPVWLANAVAMLDVISEGRFTCGLGVGYDPTEFEAFDVSLDDRVGRTIETTILLKKLWTQDRVSFDGKHFSVDDYGIAPQPQQEPRPEIWYGVWGNYLLEQAAKRADAWIPGAVASLDVLEEKQALYDEHLDGTPASRPLLRDIVVGETRTKAMERAKEHLDEKYQIYAGRGHQFFEDYESDRFEEFARERIIVGTPEECTEGIETYRDALDLDHLIFRFTYPDMDTEETMETMETIATEVLSAFN
- a CDS encoding ABC transporter permease — encoded protein: MMRKVVAAGWISQIAIPIAAFVAMWQLAAMAIANPATLPTPAHVFSLAIEFSLQPGPRGYTAIYHLERTFLRVLIATVIALSLSVVFGILMWRSETVEAVLSDWLPFWMTIPTVILILICMILFQFSTMSVIVAVLVAATPFGIVNLWEGMKSVDTGLLEMTAAFDASSFQVWKDVYVPHLSPYIFGTFRYILGMVWKIVALAEVFGIQSGIGSMFRYWYSQGRIDALLAYLLVFVLVMLTIEYGVLKPVEWRTFKWRDSNVS